One window of Desulfarculus baarsii DSM 2075 genomic DNA carries:
- a CDS encoding RNA methyltransferase gives MDLALLDLLQNVFVVLVRPRVPENIGAAARAVANMGLGGLRLVDPADLTDKPMRALATAQGQRVLESMTVSDSLAAALADCVAAAATTARLGERRGALIPPRQAAPEIMTWARRGPVAVVFGPEDRGLSHEQVDLCRLSINIPTSQASSLNLAQSVIVLAYELRLAAENGAGLERRKLPTPAPLGEIQALLAHLQEAFVNIGHLDANNPAHFMRLLKAPLERAAMTSKEVRAWRGVARQVNWLHGRLARKD, from the coding sequence ATGGATCTGGCGCTTTTGGATCTGCTGCAAAACGTCTTCGTGGTGCTGGTGCGGCCCCGCGTGCCCGAGAACATCGGCGCGGCGGCCCGGGCCGTGGCCAACATGGGCCTGGGCGGCCTGCGCCTGGTCGATCCGGCCGACCTGACGGACAAACCCATGCGCGCCCTGGCCACCGCCCAAGGCCAACGGGTGCTGGAGTCGATGACCGTCAGCGATTCACTGGCCGCGGCCCTGGCCGATTGCGTGGCCGCCGCCGCCACCACCGCCCGCCTGGGCGAGCGGCGCGGCGCGCTGATCCCGCCGCGCCAGGCCGCCCCCGAGATCATGACCTGGGCGCGGCGCGGCCCGGTGGCCGTGGTCTTCGGCCCGGAGGATCGCGGCCTTAGCCACGAGCAAGTCGACCTCTGCCGCCTGTCGATCAACATCCCCACCAGTCAGGCCAGCAGCCTCAACCTGGCCCAGTCGGTGATCGTCTTGGCCTACGAGCTGCGCCTGGCCGCCGAAAACGGCGCGGGCCTGGAGCGCCGCAAGCTGCCCACGCCCGCGCCCCTGGGCGAGATCCAGGCCCTGCTGGCCCACCTGCAAGAGGCCTTTGTCAACATCGGCCACCTCGACGCCAACAACCCCGCCCATTTCATGCGCCTGCTCAAGGCCCCCCTGGAGCGCGCCGCCATGACCAGCAAGGAAGTGCGCGCCTGGCGCGGCGTGGCCCGCCAGGTCAACTGGCTGCACGGCCGCCTGGCCCGAAAAGACTAG
- a CDS encoding cation diffusion facilitator family transporter, with amino-acid sequence MAGGSKKVIYAALAGNALIALTKFGAAALTGSSAMLSEGVHSLVDTGNQLLLLHGLRRAQRPADARFPFGHAREVYFWSFVVAILIFGLGAGVSIYEGVLHCLEPTPLTSPVYSFIVLGLALIFEGVAWTMALGEFRRKKGGQGYIRAVRRSKDPALMVVLFEDSAAMAGLLAAFGGVALYALTGNHYFDGGASIVIGLILAGTATWLAVETKGLLIGEGAMPEVLAQVRGIVLAAPEVVGLGRLLTMHLGPEDVLLNLALDFDDRLDAGQIEAAVARLDQGIRAALPQIKQVFIEARSSADDRAEAPV; translated from the coding sequence ATGGCCGGCGGCTCCAAGAAAGTCATTTACGCGGCCCTGGCCGGCAACGCGCTCATCGCCCTGACCAAGTTTGGCGCGGCCGCCCTCACCGGCAGTTCGGCCATGCTTTCCGAGGGCGTGCACTCGCTGGTCGACACCGGCAACCAACTGCTGTTGCTGCACGGCCTGCGCCGCGCCCAGCGGCCGGCCGACGCGCGCTTTCCCTTTGGCCACGCCAGGGAGGTCTATTTCTGGAGCTTTGTCGTGGCCATTTTGATCTTTGGCCTGGGCGCGGGGGTATCGATCTACGAGGGCGTCTTGCACTGCCTAGAGCCGACGCCGCTGACCTCGCCGGTCTACAGCTTTATCGTGCTGGGCCTGGCGCTGATCTTCGAGGGCGTGGCCTGGACCATGGCCCTGGGCGAGTTTCGCCGCAAAAAAGGCGGCCAGGGCTATATCCGCGCCGTGCGGCGCAGCAAGGATCCGGCGCTGATGGTGGTGCTCTTCGAGGACAGCGCGGCCATGGCCGGGCTGCTGGCGGCCTTTGGCGGCGTGGCGCTCTACGCCCTCACCGGCAACCACTACTTCGACGGCGGGGCCTCGATCGTCATCGGGCTGATCCTGGCCGGCACGGCGACCTGGCTGGCGGTGGAGACCAAGGGCCTGCTCATCGGCGAGGGGGCCATGCCCGAGGTGCTGGCCCAGGTGCGCGGCATCGTCCTGGCCGCGCCGGAGGTCGTCGGCCTGGGCCGGCTGCTGACCATGCACCTGGGCCCCGAGGACGTGCTGCTAAATCTGGCCCTGGACTTTGACGACCGCCTGGACGCCGGCCAGATCGAGGCGGCCGTGGCCCGGCTGGACCAGGGCATCCGCGCCGCGCTGCCGCAGATCAAGCAGGTCTTCATCGAGGCCCGGAGTTCGGCCGACGATCGAGCGGAGGCCCCGGTCTAA
- a CDS encoding sensor domain-containing diguanylate cyclase, whose protein sequence is MPRRLAIVVFAALLALPRLAEAASLVVSPRMTDLNLSAAMEYLPDPHNNLSLAQVSAPPLRQAFRPGGPTGLVLPKDIDYYWLRLRVRAADDWPDHGPGWVLFSDNIYLQELTLHQPPGPDGRRHVQAGGGMYQPFAWRQLAGRYPAFLLPRPQPGQELEIFLRMRTVPVIPIAFFGDSLAAHTAGALADDYVFGLCFGVLLTMIIYNLFLGISLRDRAYLVYVLYIFGMLAAGLFMYGQAQMLWDFQSELYGRLFWFFMGWLTCMAYAFMRVFLGLRPLAPRLDALLRACMAYGLVISLLGLFAQYHLAWALTTASGFFSPVLAVLAGVMALRAGYRPARYYLAAWSILALATFIFVLREVGLIDGGDLVRRSLLVGSALESMLLSLALADRIRLLRQEKDILRHRALLLGRLSQTDGLTGLFNKRHFDQELLAQVRRASESGAPLCLLMLDVDDFKAFNDNHGHPAGDQVLQALAETIRASLRQADAAFRYGGEEFAVLLPDMSAEQAAAVGQRIRQTFACQSFLTAHGAVSCGVSLGLACLGQGEDAASLLRRADAALYQAKRQGKNRLATAG, encoded by the coding sequence ATGCCCAGACGCCTGGCCATCGTCGTTTTCGCCGCCCTGCTGGCGCTGCCGCGCCTCGCCGAGGCGGCGTCGCTGGTCGTCTCGCCACGGATGACCGATCTCAACCTCAGCGCGGCCATGGAATACCTGCCCGACCCCCACAACAACCTGAGCCTGGCCCAGGTCAGCGCCCCACCCCTGCGCCAGGCTTTCCGGCCCGGCGGGCCGACGGGCCTGGTTCTGCCCAAGGACATCGATTACTATTGGCTGCGCCTGCGCGTGCGGGCGGCCGACGATTGGCCGGACCACGGACCGGGCTGGGTGCTCTTCTCCGACAACATTTATTTGCAGGAACTGACGCTCCACCAGCCGCCAGGGCCCGACGGCCGGCGTCACGTCCAGGCCGGCGGCGGCATGTACCAGCCCTTTGCCTGGCGGCAACTGGCCGGGCGCTATCCGGCCTTTTTGCTGCCCCGGCCCCAGCCCGGCCAAGAGCTGGAAATCTTTTTACGCATGCGCACCGTGCCGGTGATCCCCATCGCCTTTTTCGGCGATTCGCTGGCGGCCCACACCGCCGGGGCCCTGGCCGACGACTATGTCTTTGGCCTGTGCTTCGGCGTGCTGCTGACGATGATCATCTACAACCTGTTTCTCGGCATCAGCCTGCGCGACCGGGCTTATCTGGTTTACGTGCTTTATATTTTCGGCATGCTGGCCGCCGGGCTGTTCATGTACGGCCAGGCCCAGATGCTCTGGGACTTCCAATCGGAGCTTTACGGCCGCCTGTTCTGGTTCTTCATGGGCTGGCTGACCTGCATGGCCTACGCCTTCATGCGCGTGTTCCTGGGGCTGCGGCCGCTGGCCCCCCGGTTGGACGCGCTGTTGCGCGCCTGCATGGCCTACGGCCTGGTCATCAGCCTGCTGGGACTTTTCGCGCAATATCATCTGGCCTGGGCTCTGACCACGGCCTCGGGCTTTTTCTCGCCCGTGCTGGCCGTGCTGGCCGGCGTGATGGCCCTGCGGGCCGGTTATCGGCCGGCGCGCTATTACCTGGCCGCCTGGTCGATCTTGGCGCTGGCCACTTTCATCTTCGTGCTGCGCGAGGTGGGGCTGATCGACGGCGGCGATCTGGTGCGGCGCAGCCTGCTGGTGGGTTCGGCCCTGGAGTCGATGCTGCTGTCGTTGGCCCTGGCCGACCGCATCCGCCTGTTGCGCCAGGAAAAAGACATCCTGCGCCACCGCGCGCTGCTGCTGGGCCGCCTCAGCCAGACCGACGGCCTGACCGGCCTTTTCAACAAGCGCCACTTTGACCAGGAATTGCTGGCCCAGGTCCGCCGCGCCAGCGAAAGCGGCGCGCCGCTGTGCCTTTTGATGCTCGACGTCGACGACTTCAAGGCCTTCAACGACAACCACGGCCACCCGGCCGGCGACCAGGTCTTGCAGGCCTTGGCCGAGACCATCCGCGCCTCGCTGCGCCAGGCCGACGCCGCCTTCCGCTACGGCGGCGAGGAGTTCGCCGTGCTCTTGCCCGACATGAGCGCCGAGCAGGCCGCCGCCGTGGGCCAGCGCATCCGCCAGACCTTCGCCTGCCAAAGCTTCCTCACCGCGCACGGGGCGGTGAGCTGCGGCGTCAGCCTGGGCCTGGCCTGCCTGGGCCAAGGCGAGGACGCGGCGTCGCTATTGCGCCGCGCCGACGCGGCCCTTTATCAAGCCAAGCGCCAGGGCAAAAACCGCCTGGCCACGGCCGGTTGA
- a CDS encoding acyl-CoA synthetase, with the protein MAQFETGRTAEYHRIFQQFAWNVPADFNFGFDVVDTWAADRTKLAVLSLSEDGEHAEHMSFFELSRLSDRFANVLVDLGLKKGDRVLIILHSIPQWYVAMIAMFKLGVVPMPGTVLLTAKDISYRVNRAEAAMVITDLDHVARVDEVARQCPTLKHKLVVGDKAPGWVDYEAAMAAAPARLERGCLGQVSPADPMLLYFTSGTTGQPKMVLHSHAYPLGHEVTARYVLGLKPTDLHWTISETGWAKAAWGKLFGQMLVGAAILQRKSASGFSPENTLKAMERYGVTTFCAPPTVYRMLIQQDLKAYNFTLRRCLSAGEPMNPEVIKAWRDGTGLDIYDFYGQTETVSLISNYEFMPLKYGSVGLPTPGHDMRVVDENGVELAPNEEGYIALYLGGQRPPGLMMEYWRDDEAMAASFRGDFYYTGDRAYRDEEGYFWFVGRNDDIIKSSGYRIGPFEVESVLLEHPAVAECAVVGAPDPNGVRGVVVKAFVVLAKGLAPSDELTKEIQDHVKTSTAPYKYPRIIEYRQTLPKTISGKILRRELRAEK; encoded by the coding sequence ATGGCGCAGTTCGAAACCGGCAGAACAGCCGAGTATCATCGGATATTCCAGCAGTTCGCGTGGAATGTCCCGGCGGATTTCAACTTCGGCTTCGACGTGGTGGACACGTGGGCCGCCGATCGCACCAAGCTGGCCGTATTGTCGCTGAGCGAGGACGGCGAGCACGCCGAGCACATGAGCTTTTTCGAGCTCAGCCGCCTGTCCGACCGCTTCGCCAACGTGCTTGTCGACCTGGGCCTGAAAAAAGGCGATCGCGTCCTGATCATCCTGCACAGCATTCCCCAGTGGTACGTGGCCATGATCGCCATGTTCAAGCTGGGGGTCGTGCCCATGCCGGGCACGGTGCTCCTGACGGCCAAGGACATCAGCTACCGCGTCAACCGAGCCGAGGCGGCCATGGTCATCACCGACCTGGACCACGTGGCCCGCGTCGACGAGGTGGCCCGCCAGTGCCCCACGCTCAAGCACAAGCTGGTCGTGGGCGACAAGGCCCCCGGCTGGGTCGACTACGAAGCCGCGATGGCCGCCGCCCCGGCCCGCCTGGAGCGCGGGTGTCTGGGCCAGGTCAGCCCGGCCGACCCCATGCTTTTGTATTTCACCAGCGGCACCACCGGCCAGCCCAAGATGGTCTTGCACAGCCACGCCTATCCCCTGGGCCACGAGGTCACCGCGCGCTACGTCTTGGGGCTAAAGCCCACCGACCTGCATTGGACGATCTCGGAGACGGGCTGGGCCAAGGCCGCCTGGGGCAAGCTCTTCGGCCAGATGTTGGTGGGCGCGGCCATTTTGCAGCGCAAAAGCGCCAGCGGCTTCAGCCCCGAAAACACCCTCAAGGCCATGGAGCGCTACGGCGTGACGACATTCTGCGCCCCGCCAACGGTTTATCGCATGCTCATCCAGCAGGATTTGAAGGCCTACAACTTCACCCTGCGCCGCTGCCTCAGCGCCGGCGAGCCCATGAACCCCGAGGTGATCAAGGCCTGGCGCGACGGCACGGGCCTGGACATCTACGATTTCTACGGCCAGACCGAGACGGTCAGCCTGATCTCCAACTACGAGTTCATGCCGCTGAAGTATGGCAGCGTCGGCCTGCCCACGCCCGGCCACGACATGCGCGTCGTCGACGAAAACGGCGTGGAGCTGGCGCCCAATGAGGAAGGATACATCGCCCTTTATCTGGGCGGCCAGCGCCCGCCGGGCCTGATGATGGAGTATTGGCGCGACGACGAGGCCATGGCCGCCTCGTTCCGCGGCGATTTCTACTACACCGGCGATCGGGCCTACCGCGACGAGGAAGGCTATTTCTGGTTCGTGGGCCGCAACGACGACATCATCAAAAGCTCGGGCTATCGCATCGGGCCATTCGAGGTGGAGTCGGTGCTTTTGGAGCATCCGGCCGTGGCCGAGTGCGCCGTGGTCGGCGCGCCCGACCCCAACGGCGTGCGTGGCGTGGTGGTCAAGGCCTTTGTCGTGCTGGCCAAGGGCTTGGCGCCCTCCGACGAGTTGACCAAAGAGATTCAGGACCACGTCAAAACCAGCACCGCGCCCTACAAATACCCGCGCATCATCGAGTATCGTCAGACCCTGCCCAAGACCATCAGCGGCAAGATCCTGCGGCGGGAGCTGCGGGCCGAAAAATAG
- a CDS encoding ABC transporter ATP-binding protein → MAHIRLSNVSVEFPVYKLGDRRASGGGQRKKFASGGQIFRGKASRVMVRALEDVNLEIAENERVGLLGLNGAGKTTLLRTVAGLRPAARGVVDTQGGVQALFNIHAGLDGGRTGYENIFYMGMLRGLSKKQTEDIIPDIEEFTELGEYLNMPVSTYSQGMQVRLGFALVTAINPEILLLDEAIGTGDAVFIQKVRARFQKLMNTASIVLIASHSLDVLRSTCNRLLWLDRGRVKIDDTTDNVLKAYMEALLNPDA, encoded by the coding sequence ATGGCGCACATCAGGCTTTCCAACGTCTCGGTGGAGTTCCCCGTCTACAAGCTGGGCGACCGTCGCGCCTCCGGCGGCGGCCAGCGCAAGAAGTTCGCCAGCGGCGGCCAAATCTTTCGCGGCAAGGCCAGCCGGGTCATGGTCCGCGCCCTGGAAGACGTCAACCTGGAGATCGCCGAAAACGAGCGGGTGGGCCTGCTGGGCCTCAACGGCGCGGGCAAGACCACCCTGCTGCGCACCGTGGCCGGTCTGCGCCCGGCCGCCCGCGGCGTGGTGGACACCCAGGGCGGCGTGCAGGCCCTGTTCAACATCCACGCCGGCCTGGACGGTGGCCGCACCGGCTACGAAAACATCTTTTACATGGGCATGTTGCGCGGCCTTAGCAAAAAACAGACCGAGGACATCATCCCCGACATCGAAGAGTTCACCGAGCTGGGCGAATACCTCAACATGCCCGTGTCCACCTACTCGCAGGGCATGCAGGTGCGCCTGGGCTTCGCCCTGGTCACGGCCATCAACCCCGAGATTTTGCTCTTGGACGAGGCCATCGGCACCGGTGACGCCGTGTTCATCCAAAAAGTGCGCGCCCGTTTCCAAAAGCTGATGAACACCGCCTCCATCGTCCTGATCGCCTCCCACTCGCTGGACGTGCTGCGCTCGACCTGCAACCGCCTGCTGTGGCTCGACCGCGGCCGGGTCAAGATCGACGACACCACCGACAACGTGCTCAAGGCCTACATGGAGGCCCTGCTGAACCCCGACGCCTGA
- a CDS encoding ABC transporter permease encodes MPLTDIADGWKRRSNWAYLAYSDLKHNYNRTLLGPLWASLQWGLTIVIKGFVFALIFKVELASYLPFLTVGLLLWQWMSNMMTQGVTVFITNRAIIESISMPMSFHVFRSVFFLFLYFCNHMVVFAIVAVVFRVAVSAVSFLAIGGVALIYLSGLCVVAVFGVAGARIRDVIPLVGALVNLGFFVTPIMWQREMLGARTWIADWNPLYHYIELVRAPLLGQAPAELSWWVAGGCTAGLLLVALAVFGRYRKQIPYWL; translated from the coding sequence ATGCCGCTGACCGATATCGCCGACGGTTGGAAACGCCGCTCGAACTGGGCCTATCTGGCCTACAGCGACCTCAAGCACAACTACAACCGCACCCTGCTGGGGCCGCTCTGGGCCTCGTTGCAGTGGGGCCTGACCATCGTCATCAAGGGCTTTGTCTTCGCGCTGATCTTCAAGGTCGAACTGGCCAGTTATCTGCCCTTTCTGACCGTGGGCCTGTTGTTGTGGCAGTGGATGTCCAACATGATGACCCAGGGCGTGACGGTGTTCATCACCAACCGGGCGATCATCGAAAGCATCAGCATGCCGATGTCGTTTCACGTCTTCCGCTCGGTGTTCTTTTTGTTTTTGTATTTTTGCAATCACATGGTGGTGTTCGCCATCGTGGCCGTGGTCTTTCGGGTGGCGGTCTCGGCGGTGAGTTTTCTGGCCATCGGCGGCGTGGCGCTGATCTACCTCTCGGGCCTGTGCGTGGTGGCCGTCTTCGGCGTGGCCGGCGCGCGCATCCGCGACGTCATCCCCCTGGTGGGCGCGCTGGTCAACCTGGGCTTTTTCGTCACGCCGATCATGTGGCAGCGCGAAATGCTGGGCGCGCGCACCTGGATCGCCGACTGGAACCCGCTCTACCACTACATCGAGCTGGTGCGGGCCCCCCTTCTGGGCCAGGCCCCGGCCGAGCTTTCCTGGTGGGTGGCCGGCGGCTGCACGGCCGGGCTGCTGCTGGTGGCCCTGGCCGTGTTCGGGCGCTACCGCAAACAGATTCCCTATTGGCTCTAG
- a CDS encoding methyltransferase domain-containing protein, protein MNREKAAFFDAQVDAPWAMAAYGPDEVPKIARLRQAAAIAPGMAVLEPGCGAGRLSQLLGQWVGPTGRVLAMDISPAMVAACQRRTQNLPQVTALHLALEQYDGPPGAFQRVVCHQVFPHFDDKPLALACLRRLLAPGGSLLIVHFIDWATINDHHRKAGTVVEGDLMPPLAAMAPMIEAVGLRVDLFADDELGYLLRAKG, encoded by the coding sequence ATGAACAGAGAAAAGGCCGCGTTTTTCGACGCCCAAGTTGACGCGCCGTGGGCCATGGCGGCCTATGGCCCCGACGAGGTCCCCAAGATCGCGCGCCTGCGCCAAGCCGCCGCCATCGCCCCGGGCATGGCCGTTCTGGAGCCCGGCTGCGGCGCGGGCCGCCTGAGCCAACTGCTGGGCCAATGGGTGGGCCCCACGGGCCGGGTGCTGGCCATGGACATCAGCCCGGCCATGGTCGCGGCCTGCCAGCGGCGCACGCAAAATCTGCCCCAGGTCACGGCCCTGCATCTGGCCCTGGAGCAATACGACGGCCCGCCGGGCGCTTTTCAACGCGTCGTCTGCCACCAGGTCTTTCCCCACTTCGACGACAAGCCCCTGGCCCTGGCTTGCCTGCGCCGGCTGCTGGCCCCGGGCGGGTCGCTGTTGATCGTCCATTTCATCGACTGGGCCACCATCAACGACCACCACCGCAAGGCCGGCACGGTGGTGGAGGGCGACCTGATGCCGCCGCTGGCCGCCATGGCCCCCATGATCGAGGCCGTGGGCCTGCGCGTGGACCTGTTCGCCGACGACGAGCTGGGCTATCTGCTGCGGGCCAAGGGCTGA
- a CDS encoding ABC transporter substrate-binding protein, translated as MIHRHRPARRPWLAAFVAALLLIAASAASAHETTVTDCLGRAIDLNRPNQRIVCLGPGALRLIVYLGAHERVVGVEALERDFPDGRPYILAQPELTKLPVIGPGGVSAIGRMPDMEALLAVAPQLIFVTYMDRQTAQRLQAQSGAQVVALDYGPFASVDTAALFASLRVAGAALGRRQRAAEIIALTQGWLDDLARRAKGAPDPGPVYVGGVGFKGVQGLESSDADYAPFAWLGLDNAAKLAGGRGHCFVGREKLLTIDPPTIFMDAAGMGLLAGDWAKRPEFYQALSAFGAGRVFVLHPFNWYVTNLGVAVADAYAIGKALWPRRFADVGPEQKAAEIHRALLGVSVQGAMAKKYGKLGEIPAFIKKGAQ; from the coding sequence GTGATCCATCGCCACCGCCCGGCCCGCCGCCCCTGGCTGGCGGCCTTCGTCGCCGCCCTGCTGCTGATCGCCGCCAGCGCCGCCTCGGCCCACGAAACAACCGTCACCGACTGCCTGGGCCGGGCCATCGACCTCAATCGCCCCAACCAGCGCATCGTCTGCCTGGGGCCGGGGGCCCTGCGGCTGATCGTCTACCTGGGCGCCCACGAGCGCGTGGTCGGCGTCGAGGCCCTGGAGCGCGACTTCCCCGACGGCCGGCCCTATATCCTGGCCCAGCCAGAGCTGACCAAGCTGCCGGTGATCGGCCCCGGCGGGGTCTCGGCCATCGGCCGCATGCCCGACATGGAGGCCCTGCTGGCCGTGGCGCCCCAGCTCATCTTTGTCACCTACATGGACCGCCAGACCGCCCAGCGCCTGCAAGCGCAAAGCGGGGCCCAGGTGGTGGCCCTGGACTATGGCCCCTTCGCCTCGGTGGACACCGCGGCCCTCTTCGCCAGCCTGCGCGTGGCCGGCGCGGCCCTGGGCCGCCGCCAGCGCGCCGCCGAGATCATCGCCCTGACCCAAGGCTGGCTGGACGACCTGGCCCGGCGGGCCAAGGGCGCGCCCGACCCCGGCCCGGTCTACGTGGGCGGCGTGGGCTTCAAGGGCGTGCAGGGCCTGGAAAGCTCCGACGCCGATTACGCGCCGTTCGCCTGGCTGGGCCTGGACAACGCGGCCAAACTGGCCGGCGGCCGGGGCCACTGCTTTGTCGGCCGCGAAAAGCTCTTGACCATCGACCCTCCGACGATCTTCATGGACGCGGCCGGCATGGGCCTGCTGGCCGGCGATTGGGCCAAACGGCCCGAGTTTTATCAAGCCCTTTCGGCCTTTGGCGCGGGGCGGGTCTTTGTGCTGCACCCCTTCAACTGGTATGTGACCAACCTGGGCGTGGCCGTGGCCGACGCCTACGCCATCGGCAAGGCGCTGTGGCCCCGGCGCTTTGCCGATGTGGGGCCGGAGCAAAAAGCCGCCGAGATCCACCGCGCGCTGCTGGGCGTTTCGGTGCAGGGGGCCATGGCCAAAAAGTATGGCAAACTCGGTGAGATACCGGCTTTTATCAAGAAAGGCGCTCAATGA
- a CDS encoding ABC transporter ATP-binding protein, with the protein MLRVEGLQYAYNGRPVLAGVSFELPAGQAMGVLGVNGAGKSTLLRCLCRVIQPGRARVLLEGRDIASLNGAALARRVAHVAQGRPQCALTVAELVMLGRKPHMSWGPGPHDRRVVGQVLERLNLSHLARRPMDRLSGGEAQKALIARALAQEPKLLLLDEPTSNLDLANQLELMEILRHEVRDHGLCALVCLHDLNLALRGMDRLLLLKNGQVHALVAPEELTPAIIAQVYGVEADIARVGDSPVVLPRRRQENRP; encoded by the coding sequence ATGCTGCGCGTGGAAGGGCTGCAATACGCCTACAACGGCCGGCCGGTGCTGGCCGGGGTCTCCTTCGAGCTGCCGGCCGGCCAGGCCATGGGCGTGCTGGGCGTCAACGGCGCGGGCAAATCGACCCTGCTGCGCTGCCTGTGCCGCGTGATCCAGCCGGGCCGGGCGCGGGTGCTGCTGGAGGGCCGCGACATCGCCAGCCTAAACGGCGCGGCCCTGGCCCGGCGCGTGGCCCACGTGGCCCAGGGCCGGCCGCAATGCGCCCTGACCGTGGCCGAACTGGTCATGCTGGGCCGCAAGCCCCACATGAGCTGGGGCCCCGGCCCCCACGACCGCCGCGTGGTCGGCCAGGTGTTGGAGCGGCTGAACCTGAGCCATCTGGCCCGCCGGCCCATGGACCGCCTCAGCGGCGGCGAGGCCCAGAAGGCGCTCATCGCTCGGGCCCTGGCCCAAGAGCCCAAGCTGCTGCTTCTGGACGAACCCACCAGCAATCTGGACCTGGCCAACCAACTGGAGCTGATGGAAATCCTGCGTCACGAAGTCCGCGACCACGGCCTGTGCGCCCTGGTCTGCCTGCACGACCTGAACCTGGCCCTGCGGGGCATGGACCGCCTGTTGCTGCTCAAAAACGGCCAGGTCCACGCCCTTGTCGCGCCCGAGGAGCTGACCCCGGCCATCATCGCCCAGGTCTACGGCGTGGAGGCCGACATCGCCCGCGTCGGCGACAGCCCCGTGGTGCTGCCCCGGCGCAGACAGGAGAACCGCCCGTGA
- a CDS encoding FecCD family ABC transporter permease — protein MAGMGRGGPDRDNLTQTISRPWPMLAGLAAALVVLAAFAASHGSYALSPGQFWQALWGDGPPRLGVVLWQIRLPRIAAAIVCGWGLGLAGLALQTLLHNPLASPFTLGFSHAAAFGAALAIVCLDAGDQLVTATRSAAPAEMFLQGPLTISLGAFLATIAASAIILALARQKAMSPGAVVLVGVALSSLFAAGTVLVQYLATDSEIAAVVFWSFGDVARSSWREIGLTLAPTALATAYLAANGWAMNALLAGEETAAGLGVNGPRLRFWGMTLAALIIALATAFNGVIGFLGLLAPHVSRMLVGDNHALLLPFSCLTGALLLLLADTMGRLLLVSGAMPVGVLTSFLGAPLFLYLLIKRQDD, from the coding sequence ATGGCTGGCATGGGCCGGGGCGGGCCAGACCGCGACAACTTGACGCAGACCATCTCCCGCCCTTGGCCGATGCTGGCGGGCCTGGCCGCGGCGCTGGTGGTTTTGGCCGCCTTCGCCGCGAGCCACGGCTCCTACGCCCTTTCGCCGGGCCAGTTCTGGCAGGCGTTGTGGGGCGATGGCCCCCCGCGCCTGGGCGTGGTGCTGTGGCAGATCCGCTTGCCGCGCATCGCCGCGGCCATTGTCTGCGGCTGGGGCCTGGGCCTGGCCGGGCTGGCCCTGCAAACGCTGTTGCACAACCCCCTGGCCTCGCCGTTCACCCTGGGCTTCAGCCATGCGGCGGCCTTTGGCGCGGCTTTGGCCATCGTCTGCCTGGACGCCGGCGATCAGCTCGTCACCGCCACCCGCTCGGCGGCCCCGGCCGAGATGTTTTTGCAGGGGCCGCTGACCATCAGCCTGGGCGCTTTTCTGGCCACCATCGCCGCCTCGGCCATCATTTTGGCCCTGGCCCGGCAAAAGGCCATGTCGCCCGGAGCGGTGGTGCTGGTGGGCGTGGCCCTGTCGTCGCTGTTCGCGGCGGGCACGGTTTTGGTGCAATATCTGGCCACCGATTCCGAGATCGCCGCCGTGGTTTTCTGGAGCTTTGGCGACGTGGCCCGCTCGTCGTGGCGCGAGATCGGCCTGACGCTGGCGCCCACGGCCCTGGCCACGGCCTATCTGGCGGCCAACGGCTGGGCCATGAACGCCCTGCTGGCCGGCGAGGAGACCGCCGCCGGGCTGGGGGTCAACGGGCCGCGCTTGCGCTTTTGGGGCATGACCCTGGCCGCGCTGATCATCGCCCTGGCCACGGCCTTCAACGGCGTTATCGGCTTTCTGGGGCTGTTGGCCCCCCACGTCAGCCGCATGCTGGTGGGCGACAACCATGCCTTGCTCCTGCCGTTTTCGTGCCTGACGGGCGCGCTGCTGCTGTTGTTGGCCGACACGATGGGAAGGCTGCTGTTGGTCTCGGGGGCCATGCCGGTGGGCGTGCTGACGTCTTTTCTGGGCGCGCCGCTGTTTCTTTATCTGCTGATCAAGAGGCAAGACGACTGA